The segment AGCGCGGCAAGGCCTCGTTCTACGCCCGCATGCACCATGGCCAGAAGACGGCCAGCGGCGAGGCGCACGATCAACAGGCGCTGGTCGCCGCGCATCGCTCCCTGCCCTTCGGCACGCGCGTGCGGGTTACCAACCTCGACAACGGCCGCCAGGTCGTCGTCCGCATCAACGACCGCGGCCCCTACCGCCGTGGCCGCATCATCGACCTGTCGCGCGCGGCCGCCGCACAGCTCGGCATGATCGAGGACGGCATCGCGCCGGTTCGCCTCGAAACCCTGCCATGAACCGGCAGCCGGCGGCCGGCTCAGCTGCGTTGCAGCTCACGGGGGAAAGCACCTGGTGTCACCGCTAGTTCTCGCCTATCTCGTCGCTGGCCTGATCCTGCTTTTCGTCGGCGCCGAAGCCCTGGTGCGCGGCGCATCGCGGCTGGCGCTGGGCCTCGGCGTGAAGCCGCTGATCGTCGGCCTGACGATCGTCGCCCTCGGCACCAGCTCGCCGGAGACCGCCATCAGCCTGCAGGCGGCCCTGTCCGGGCGTGGCGACATGGCCGTCGGCAATGCGCTGGGCAGCAACATCGCCAACATCCTTCTGGTGCTTGGCCTGTGCGCCATGATCGCCCCGCTGCATGTCTCGCGTCAGCTGATACGGCTGGACGTTCCGGTGCTGCTCGGCACCGGTGCACTGACCTATCTGCTGGCGCGCAACGGCCAGTTGGGCCGGGCCGAAGGCGTCGTACTGCTGCTGGGGCTGGTCGTCTACACGGCGTTTCTGGTGGTCGCCGCCTGGCGCGAGAACCACACTGCCCGCGAGCCGAGCGACGCGTCTAGCGCCAAGGCGCCTCGGCGGGTGCGCCAGTTGGTTCTTATCCTGATCGGCCTCGGCCTGCTGATCGGCGGCTCGAAACTGCTGATCGAAGGTGCAGCCGAACTTGCCCGCGCCTTCGGCCTTTCGGAACTGGTGATCGGCCTGACCGTGGTCGCGGTCGGCACCTCCCTCCCGGAGCTGGCCACTTCAGCGCTGGCCGTCTGGCGCGGCGAACGCGACATCGCCGTCGGCAACGCCATCGGGAGCTGCGTCTATAACCTGACGCTGGTGCTGGGCTCGGCTGCGCTGGCCTCGCCAGCCGGCCTGTCGATTTCGCCCAACGCGCTGGCATTCGACTTCCCGGTCATGTTGTCGGTGTTCGCCGCCTGCCTGCCGATCTTTTTCTCGGGCTACCGCATCAACCGCTGGGAAGGCCTGCTGTTCTTCGCCTACTACCTGGCTTACTGCCTGTACCTCGTGCTCTTCGCGGTCGGTCTCGGCGCCCTGGACCTGTTCCGCCATGCAATGACTTGGTACGTATTGCCCTTGACCGCCGTGACCCTAACAGTGATCTTTCTGCGCGCCTGGCGACGCCGGCACTGATTTCCTACTCTTCGGAGCCTTCGATGACCCTGATGACCTTCGTTTACCTCGCCGCAGGCCTGGTGCTGCTCGTGGCCGGCGCCGAGGTACTGGTTCGCGGCGCCGCGCGCCTGGCCGCCCAGTTCGGTATCTCGCCGCTGATCATCGGCCTGACCGTGGTCGCCTTTGGTACCAGCGCACCGGAAACGGCGGTGAGCGTCCAGGCAGCCTGGAACGGCAGCGGCGACATTGCCATTGGCAACGTCGTGGGCAGCAACATCGCCAACGTACTGCTGATTCTCGGCCTGACTGCCGCGGTCGCGCCGCTGGTGGTCTCGCGCCAGCTGATCCGTCTGGACGTGCCGCTCATGATCGGCGCCAGCCTGCTGACCTATGCGCTGGCCTGGGATGGCGCGCTGAGCCGCATCGACGGCGCCGTGCTGTTTCTCTGCGTGCTGGCCTACACGGGCTTTCTGATCGTCAGCAGCCGGCGCAACAACGCACCGGCGGACGACGAGTTCGCCAAGGAGTTCGGCCTAGAAGAAACGGCCAAGCCGCATGCCAGCCTGATCAACGCCGGCCTGGTGATCGCCGGCCTGGTCCTGCTGGTGACCGGTTCGAACTTCCTCGTCGAGGGCGCCGTGGCCCTGGCCCGGGCGCTGGGCCTGTCGGAGCTGGTGATCGGCCTGACCGTGATCGCCATCGGCACCTCGCTGCCGGAGTTGGCAACCTCGATCCTGGCGGCGATTCGCGGCGAGCGCGACATTGCGGTCGGCAACATCGTCGGCAGCAACCTCTTCAACCTGCTCTGCGTGCTGGGCCTGGCCTCGCTGGTCTCGCCAACGCTGATCAAGGTGTCCGATGCCGCGCTGGCATTCGATTTCCCGGTGATGATCGGCGTCGCCCTGGCCTGTCTGCCGATCTTCTTCGCCGGCTACTGCATCCGCCGCTGGGAAGGCCTGTTGTTCCTTGGCTATTACATCGCCTACACCGCCTACCTGGTGCTGGCCAACACCGGCCGACCGTTCGCCGAGACCTTTGGCGAAGCCATGCTCGGCTATGTGCTGCCGCTGACGGCGGTCACGATTCTGGTGATCGCCGCACGCGCCTGGAAGCGCCAGCAGGCCTGACCGACCGGGCGCGCCCCGGCCCGCTGCAGGCGTTGGCCCGGCTAGATCCAGCCGAGCCAGCGCAACAGCAGCAGGCCGAGGTTGATCGTCAGTGCCGCGATCAGCGTGGTGATCACGATGATCGCGGCCGCCAACTGGGCATTGGCATTGACCGCGCGGGCCATGACAAAACTGGCCGCTGCCGTCGGGCTGGCAAAATAGAGGAACAGGATGCCCAGCTCAGGGCCACGCAGACCGCACGCCCAGGCACCGAGCGTGGCAACCAGCGGTAGCCAGACCATCTTCATCAGGCTCGAACTGAGCGCCATGCCATTGCGCTCGCGTAGCGCCTCGAGCGTCAGGGTGCCGCCGATACAGATCAGCGCCAGCGGCAGCGTCATCTTGGCGAAGTAGCCGGCACTGGTCATCAGCCAGCCGGGCAGCGCGACCTGCCAGTAGGCGAACGGCATGGCTGCCACCACACCGATGATCAGCGGATTGCGCAGGATACTGCCGAGAATGGAACGCACATCGGTCCGCCCGGCGGGGTTGTAGATCGCAAGCACCACCGCCGAAAGGCTGTTGTAGAGCAGAATCACCAGGCCCGCCAGCACCCCACCGAGCGACAGACCGTAATCACCATAGAGGCTGCTGGCCAGGGCCAGGCCGACGATGCCGTTGTTGCCGCGAAACGCGCCCTGCACGTAGACGCCACGGTCGGCCCGGGGGCAGCGCAGCATCGCCCAGCCCCAGGCCAGCAAGAACGTCGCCAGCGTGGCCAGGGCGAAGTAGATCAACACCCGCGGCTGCAGCGCAGCACTCAGGTCGGCCTCGATGATGGAGATGAACAGCAGCGTCGGCATCGTTGCCTTGAACACCAACGCCGACGCCGTGTTGATGAAGACGGCGTCGATCCAGCCCAGCCGGCGCAGGACGACGCCGAGAAAGAGCATCGCGAAAACCGGAGCGGTGACGTTCAGGGTCTGCAGGACAAGAGACATGCCGGGGCCTGGGATCGAGCGAAACCCGGCATGTTAAAGCATCCGGCCCACGGCACCAGCGGCTCCGTGAGCTCGACGGCGGCTCGGCTCAGCGGCGTACCGGGCGCTTTTGCAGTTTGCGCTGCAAGGTCCGCCGGTGCATGCCGAGGGCGCGCGCCGTAGCGGAGATGTTGCCGTCGTGTTCGCTGAGCACGCGCTGGATGTGCTCCCACTGCAATCGATCGACCGACATCGGGTTTTCCGGCACCAGGCTGTCGAGGTCGGCATGCTGCGATAGCAGCGCGGCGAGCACATCATCGGCATCGGCCGGCTTGCACAGATAGTTGCATGCACCGCGCTTGATGGCCTCAACCGCCGTCGCGATGCTGGAATAGCCGGTAAGGATCAGTACGCGCATTTCCGGATCGACTTCAAGCAGCTTGGGCAGCAGTACCAGCCCCGAGTCACCGTCCATCTTCAGATCGAGCACCGCGTAATCGGGAACGTCCTGGCGAGCCATCGCCAGCCCCTCGTCCGCCGAACCGGCGATGCTCACGCGCAGACCGCGGCGGCTCATGGCCCGCGCCATGACGCGGGTGAATGTCGGATCGTCATCCACCAGAAGCAGATGAGGTTGCTCCTCGCCCTCTTGCTGCAACTCGTCGGTCATGTCTATTCCTCCGCTTGAACGACTGAAGTCAGCTGCGCAGCATACCGTGCGGCAGGCGCAGCTCGGTCAGTGTGCCACCTTCTTCATGGTTGTAGAGTTTCACGGTACCGCCAGCACGGGTCACGCTGGCCTGGCTGAGAAACAGCCCGAGGCCGAAGCCCTTGCCCTTGGTGGTGATGAAGGGCCGGCCGATCTGCTCGGCGATCGCCAGCGGGACACCGGCACCGTGGTCACGAATGGTCAGCTTGATCCACTGCGCATCCCAATCCAGACGAATGTCCAGATCATCCGGGGACGCATCGGTGGCGTTGTTCAGCAGATTGAGCAGTGACTGACTGAGATCGGCCGCCGGCATCAGGCGCGGCGCACTGCCCTTGCCCAGGCACTGGAAGCGATAGGTCGCCTCCGGGCGCATCAGATGCCAGCGCTGCAGCACGCTGTCGACCCATTCCTTGGCGGTCTGTTCCTGGACAGCCTGGCGACGATCGGCCTCGGCAGCGCGCACCAGCTGCTGCAGACTTTCCTTGCACAGCTGTACCTGCGACTGCAGCAGCCCCAGATCCTCGTTGAGCTGCGGTTCCTTGTATTCCTGACGCAACTCCTTGAGCAGGACGCTCATCGTCGCCAACGGGGTACCGAGCTCGTGCGCTGCGCCGGCAGCCTGGGTCGCTACCGCCAGCAGCTGCTGGTCGCGCAGGCTCTCCTCGCGCCGCTGGGCCTGCAGCTGGGCCTGCTGCCGCAGCTGTTCGGCCATGCGCGCGACAAAGAAGGTGATCAGCGCCGCCGCCAGGGCGAAGCTCAGCCACATCCCGTACACCTGCAACGTGGCGCGCTCGGCAGGCTCGAGCAGCAACGGGTCGTACCAGATGAGCATCGCGGTGTAGCCGGCCAGGGCGAAGCCCGAAAGCACGATCGAGTACAGCCAGGGCAAGGTCGCCGCCGCGATGGTCAGCGGCACCAGGTAATAGGAAACGAAGGGGTTGGTCGAACCGCCGGAGTAGTACAGCAAGGCACTGTGGATCAGCAGGTCGCAGCCCAGATGCACCGCATACTCCAGCTCGGTGACCGGCCAGGGGCCCCGCAGCCGCAGGGCCGTGCCGACACAGAGCAGCGCCGACAGCCCCAGGGTGATACCGAGCGCCAACCAGGGCAGGGGCAGCAACTGCGTCGCATAGGCGATGCCCACCGCACCGGACTGCGCGGCGAGCACAAGGATTCTGATCAGGATCAGGAGCCGCAGGTTTTCGCGGCTGGCCGACAGCAGCTGAACGGACGAATACATGGAATCTCCAAGGATCCGGCGAGTATAACGAAGCCGCCAATTCGCCGACTCCCGTGCGGCAACAGGACGCACGGAATCACTGTGCAAACGGCCAGAGCCGGTTACATTCATCGCTCTTATCCCTATTTGTCCGTTCGAGGAGCAACCAATGTTCAAGCGAGTCTCTCACAGCATGACCCTGCTGGCATGCCTGAGTCTGTTCGCCAGCGCCCAGGCCCTGGCCGACGACCAGCGCTACAACCAGGTATCGCTGCGTGCCGAGGTCAGCCAGGAAGTGCCGCACGACCGGATGCAGGTCACGCTCTACACCGAAAGCCAGCACAGCGATCCGGCGCAGTTGGCGGGCGAGACGACCCGCACGCTGAACGAGGCGCTGCAACGGGCGCGGCAGGCCAAGGGCGTGACGGTCAGCCAGGGCAATCGCAGCAGTTATCCGGTCTACGAGGAAAAGGGCCAACGCATAGTCGGTTGGCGCGAGCGTGCGGAAATCCGCCTGGAAAGCGGTGACTTCGCAGCGCTGTCCAAGCTGACCGCCGATCTGATGCAAAGCCTGAAAATGGCCGACATGCAGTTCAGCGTCTCCGATGCCGTTGCCCAGAAGACCGAAGACGCCCTGCTCAAGGAGGCCGTCGCGGCGTTCCGCGCACGCGCCCAGCTGGCTACCGAGGCACTGGGCGGCAAGGATTACCGGCTGGTGAGTCTCAGCCTCGACGGTGGCGGCAACTTCCAGCCGCTGCGCGGGCCACGCATGAAGGCCGCGATGATGGATGCCGAATCCATGCCGGAGATCGAAGCGGGCAGCCGTCAGATCACCCTGAATGCCAATGGCGTCATCGAAGTGGTCATGCCCTGATCGGCGCGCCAGGGGCCGGGCAACCGGCCTGCATGGTCGCCGTGAAGCCTGCCGCTGGCCGCTTAGCCGGCCGTGTCCGGCTCGGCGGCGTCGGCCTGCTTCTTCGCCGCCTTCGCGGCGCGCTGCTTGCGGACTTCCTTGGGGTCGGCGATCAGCGGTCGATAGATCTCGACACGATCGCCCTCCTCCACCAGCCGCTCGTCGGGCTTCGGCACTGCCTTGCCGAAAATGCCAAGCGGCGCAGCGGCCAGGTCCAGCCCGGGGAAATGCGCCTGCATGCCGGAGGCCAACGCCGCCTGGCGCACACTGGTTCCCTGCGGCACGGTGAGCCGGAGCAAGCGCTGCTTGTCGGCCAGCGCATAGACGACTTCGATGGCAACAGGCTTATCCATAAAGCTGCTTGGCCCTTTCGCAGAACGCATCGACGAGCGTATTGGCAGCCTGGGTGAACAACGGCCCCAGCGCCATTTTCACCACCGGGCCGGCGTAATCGAAGCGCAGATCGAGGCTGATCTTGCAGGCCTGCTCACCCAGCGCCTTGAATTCCCAGATGCCGTGCAGATGGCTGAACGGCCCTTCTTCGAGGGTCATCTCGATACGTTTGCCCGGCTCCAGATCGTTGCGCGTCTTGAAGCGCTGGCTCAGCCCGGCCTTGCCCACCGTCATGCTCGCCTGCATGTGCGTGTCGCTGCTGGACAGCACTTCGGTGGCGGTACACCAGGGCAGGAACTGGGGATAGCTCGCCACATCGTTGACCATGTCGAACAGGGCCTGCGCAGGGTAAGGCAGCAGCGCGGAGCGTTGAATGTGCGTCGTCATGCGGACCTTCTACTTCAGGTGCGAGCGCCGGCCGGCCGGTCAGCGTCAGGCAAGGCGCCGAAGACCCGACGCCTGAAACAAGTTGCAGCATTGTCCGGGATTAACCGGATCGCCTCAAGTTCACGCCAACGCGGCGAGCTGTCGCCAGCCGCAGCGCGACTGCCTATAATGCGCGCCCTATGGCCAAACAGAAAAAGCAGTCCCCCGGGACCATCGCGCTTAACAAGAAAGCGCTACACGACTACTTCATCGAGCAGAAATTCGAAGCCGGGCTCGTGCTCGCCGGCTGGGAAGTCAAGAGTCTGCGCGCCGGCAAGGCCCAGCTCGTCGACAGCTACGTGCTGCTCAAGGATGGCGAGGCCTGGCTGATGGGCGCGCACATCAGCCCGCTGACCAGCACCAGCACTCACGTGATCGCCGACCCGACCCGTACCCGCAAGCTGCTGCTGCACAAGCGCGAGCTGGGCAAGCTGTTCGGTGCCGTGCAGCAGAAGGGCTACGCCTGCGTAGCGCTGTCGCTGTACTGGAAGAAGCACATGATCAAGTGCGAGATCGCCCTGGCCAAGGGCAAGAAGGAATACGACAAGCGCCACACCGCAAAGGAGCGCGACTCCGACCGGGAGATCCAGCGCGCCATTCGCAGCAAGGGCAAGGACGACTGACCGCGTCCGCCCTGCTCGCTCGCCTCAGCTCCTCACACCTGCCGCGAGGCCCCGCTCGCCATGCCGGCGCTGCGCCCGGGCCAGACGCTGCGCTTCCTGTTGTCCCTCGGCCAGCACTTCCTGCACATAGCTGATGTGTCGATGGATCACATCGCGCGCCTCGTTCGCCCGCCGCGCCATGATCGTTTCATAGAGCTCGCGGTGCTGGCTCATCAGCATGTCGCGCGTTTCGTCGCGCAGCGCATACATTCCGCCGATGTTGGTCACTACGTTGCGCTTGAGCAGATCGAACAGACCGCGGATGGTGTGCAGGAGCACGGCGTTGTGGCTGGCCTCGGCGATCGCCAGGTGGAACTGGGCGTCGGCCGCCCCCTCCTCGGCGCGGGTGACCTTGCCCTCGCGCGCATAGCAGTCCTGTAGCGCTTCGAAGGCTTCGGTCAGGCGCTGGCGGTCAACCTCGGTGGCGCGCAGCGCCGCGTAGTAGGCACAGCTGCCTTCGAGCGTATGACGGAACTCCAACAGGTCCCGCTGAGCATCGCTGTTGTTCTCCAGCAGGTGCAGCAGCGGGTCGCTGAAGGTCGAGCCCAGCGACTCGGCGACGAAAGTGCCGCCGCCGTGCCGGCTGACCAGCAGCCCTTTGGCCGCCAGCTTCTGGATCGCCTCGCGCAGCGAGGGCCGCGAGACGCCGAACTGCTCGGCCAAGACGCGCTCGGCCGGCAGGCGCTCACCCGCCTTGAGCGTGCCCTCGAGAATCATCGTCTCCAGTTGCGCCACGATGCCATCAGCCAGCCGCCGCTGGCGCACCATTCCCACTTCCATTCATGCCTCGATTGGTTTGACCACTATATAGGCAGCCAGACTAGCGAGCGCCCTCAGCCCCCGCAAGACGCCGCCCTGCGACCAAAGTCTATGCAGGCCTCATTGACGCATTGACAAGTGAACTCTTACGCTGGCCATTCTCTGCCGAGAATTGGTATTACCAATTTACAAAACGAGCATCAAACAAAAAGAGGATCCTCCATGCCGTTTTTGCTCAGCTGTCTTCCCGCGGCCCTGCCGGGCTATCAATCGTGCAACGTGACGGCGGAGGTCTGACATGTCGACAGGTATGCTCGCCCTGTTTGCCTTTTCCCCGATCCTGCTCGCCGCTGTCCTGCTGATCGGCCTGCGCTGGCCGGCCCGCACGGCGATGCCGCTGGTGTACGTCGTCACCGCCGCTGTCGCGTTGTTCGTCTGGGACATGAGTTTCAACCGGGTCCTCGCCTCCACGCTGCAGGGGCTGGTCATCACCATCGGCCTGCTGTGGATCATCTTCGGCGCGATTCTGCTGCTGAACACCCTGAAGCATTCCGGCGGCATCACCGCCATCCGTGCCGGCTTCACCACCGTCAGCCCTGACCGCCGCATCCAGGCCATCATCATCGCCTGGCTGTTCGGCTGCTTCATCGAAGGCGCCTCGGGCTTCGGTACGCCGGCGGCGATTGCTGCGCCGCTGCTGGTAGCGATCGGCTTCCCGGCGATGGCTGCGGTCTTGATGGGCATGCTGGTCCAGAGCACGCCGGTATCCTTCGGCGCGGTCGGCACGCCGATCATCGTCGGCGTCAACAGCGGCCTGGATACCGCCACCATCGGCGCCCAGCTGGTCGAGCAAGGTTCGAGCTGGCAGGCCTACCTGCAGCAGATCACCAGCAGCGTGGCGATCACCCACGCCATCGTCGGCACCGTGATGCCGCTGATCATGGTGCTGATGCTGACCCGCTTCTTTGGCAAGGAAAAGAGCTGGAAGGCCGGCTTCGAAGTGCTGCCGTTCGCGATCTTCGCCGGGCTGGCGTTCACCCTGCCCTACGTCGCCACCGGCGTATTCCTCGGCCCTGAATTCCCCTCCCTGCTCGGCGGCCTGATCGGCCTGGGCATCGTCACCACCGCGGCGCGCATGGGCTTTCTGGTACCCAAGCGCACCTGGGACTTCGCCGACGCGAAGGACTGGCCGAGCGAATGGCTGGGCAGCGTGGAAATGAAGCTCGAGGACCTGGCAGCCCGCCCGATGAGCACCTTCCGTGCCTGGCTGCCCTACGTGCTGGTCGGCGCGCTGCTGGTGATCAGCCGTGTGTTCCCCGACATCGGCAACCTGCTCAAGGCCTGGAACATCGCCTTCAACGACCTGCTCGGCGAAGCCGGCGTCAGCGCCAGCATCCAGCCGCTGTACCTGCCGGGCGGCATTCTCGTCCTGGTGGTTCTGGCGACCTTCTTCCTGCATGGCATGAAGGCCCGCGAGCTGGGCGCAGCGGTCAAGGAATCCTCCAGCGTGCTGCTGAGCGCCGGCTTCGTACTGCTGTTCACCGTGCCGATGGTGCGCATCCTGATCAACTCCGGGGTGAATGCCGGCGAGCTGGCCAGCATGCCGATCACCATGGCGCGCTATGTCGCCGACAGCGTCGGCAGCGTCTATCCGCTGCTGGCACCGACGGTAGGTGCGCTGGGCGCCTTCCTGGCCGGCTCGAATACCGTCAGCAACATGATGTTCAGCCAGTTCCAGTTCGGCGTCGCCACCAACCTCGGCATCTCCGGCGCGATGATCGTTGCCATCCAGGCCGTCGGCGCCGCCGCCGGCAACATGGTGGCGATCCACAACGTGGTTGCCGCATCCGCCACCGTTGGCCTGCTCGGCCGCGAAGGGCAGACCTTGCGCAAGACCGTTTGGCCTACGCTGTACTACGTACTGTTCACGGGGGCGATCGGCCTGATCGCGATCTACGTGATGGGCGTGACCGACCCGCTGGTCGGTAAGTAAGACAACCGTGAAACCTTGCCCCGCCCATGCGGGGCAAGAGCGCTTCAACCTCCCGCAGTTTGCGGATAACCGGGCCCACCCGGAGACCAAGCCGATGAGCGAACTCTTCTACAACGCCGCGCCGAACGCCACCCGCGTCGCGCCGCCGCTGCCCAAACCACGCGAATATCCTGCCAAGCCGAGCCAGGTTTACCTGTTCGGTACCTGCGTGGTGGATCTGTTCTATCCCGAGGCTGGCCTGGATGCCATCCGCCTGCTCGAGCGCGAAGGATTGACCGTGCACTACCCGCAGGGTCAGACCTGCTGCGGCCAGCCGGCCTACACCACCGGCTATACCGACGAGGCGCGAAAGGTCGCCCGTGCGCAGCTGGAGCTGTTCGCCAACGACTGGCCGGTAGTCGTCCCTTCCGGTTCCTGCGCCGGCATGCTGCGCCACCATTATCTGGACCTGTTCAAGGACGAGCCGGCCACGCTGAAGAAGGCCCAGGCGCTGGCCGAGCGCACCTTCGAGCTGGCCGAGTTCCTGCTCAACGTCTGCAAGGTCGAGTTCAAGGATGCCGGCACGCCGACCAAGGTCGCCCTGCACACCTCCTGCTCGGCTCGGCGCGAAATGAATACCCATCTGCACGGCCGCGCCCTGCTCGCCCAGCTGGGCCAGGTCGAGCGCGTCGAGCATGACCACGAGAGCGAATGCTGCGGCTTCGGCGGCACCTTCAGCGTGCGCATGCCCGATATCTCCGGCGCCATGGTGCTGGACAAGACCCGTGCGCTGAAGGAATCCGGCGCGCACCAGGTGGTCAGCGCCGACTGCGGCTGCCTGATGAACATCAACGGCTCGCTGGAAAAGCAGCGTGAAGCCCTGCGCGGCCAGCACCTGGCGAGCTTCCTCTGGCAACGCACCGGAGGTGCCCGATGAACGCCGAACAGCGTATTCCCGCGATTCAGATCGAAAACGCCGGCGACCCGGATTTCCGCGCCCGCGCACGCAAGTCGCTGAAGGATGAGCAGCTGCGGCGCAACTTCCGCACCGCCATGGACTCGCTGATGACCAAGCGCGCCGCGGCGTTCAGCGATGCCGACGAACGCGAGCGGCTGCGCGAAATGGGCAACCATATCCGCGCCCGCGCACTGTCCAAGCTGCCCGAACTGCTCGAGCGGCTGGAAGCCAACCTGACCCGCAACGGTGTGAAGGTGCACTGGGCGGAGACGGTAGACGAGGCGAACAACATCGTCCTCGAGATCGCCCGCGCTCACGAGGCGCGCCAAGTGATCAAGGGAAAATCGATGGTCAGCGAAGAAATGGAGATGAACCATTTCCTCGACGGCCATGGCATCGAATGCCTGGAATCGGACATGGGCGAGTACATCGTCCAGCTCGACCACGAGAAGCCTTCTCATATCATCATGCCGGCAATCCACAAGAACGCCGGCCAGGTCGCGTCCCTGTTCCACGAGAAACTCGGCGTGGAGTACACCAAGGACGTCGACCAACTCATTCAGATCGGTCGCCGCACGCTGCGGCAGAAGTTCTTCGAGGCCAATATCGGCGTCTCCGGGGTGAACTTCGCAGTGGCCGAGACCGGCACCCTGCTGCTGGTGGAGAACGAAGGCAACGGCCGCATGAGCACCACCGTGCCGCCGGTACATATCGCCGTCACCGGCATCGAAAAGGTGGTGGAGAACCTGCGCGACGTGGTCCCGCTGCTCTCGCTGCTGACCCGCTCGGCGCTCGGCCAGCCGATCACCACCTACGTCAACATGATCTCCGGCCCGCGCAAGGCCGACGAGCTCGACGGCCCGCAGGAAGTGCATCTGATCCTGCTGGACAACGGTCGCAGCCAGGCCTTCGCCGACAGCGAGCTGCGCCAGACGCTGAACTGCATCCGCTGCGGCGCCTGCATGAACCACTGCCCGGTGTACACCCGCGTCGGCGGCCACACCTACGGCGAGGTCTATCCCGGGCCGATCGGCAAGATCATCACCCCGCACATGGTCGGCTTGGACAAGGTGCCGGATCACCCCAGCGCCTCGTCGCTGTGCGGCGCCTGCGGCGAAGTCTGCCCGGTGAAGATTCCGATTCCGACCCTCCTGCGGCGCCTGCGCGAGGAAAACGTCAAGGCGCCGGACGATCCGCACAAGGTCATGCGCGGCCAGGGCAGCAAGTACTCGCGCAAGGAGCGGCTGATCTGGGCCGGCTGGCGCCTGCTCAACACCAGCCCGACGCTGTACCGCGTATTCGGCTTCTTCGCCACACGCCTGCGCGGCCTGACGCCATCGAACATCGGCCCCTGGACGCAGAACCACAGCGCACCGAAACCGGCTGCCCGCTCGCTGCACGAGCTGGCCCGCGAGCACCTGGAGGGCAAGCGATGAGCGCCAAAGCCAACATTCTCGCCAAGCTGAAAAAAAGCCTGGAGGGCACTACGCCGATCGTCGATGACTACGACGAGTCGCTGGTGACCCAGCCCTGGAGCTACGCGCCGGAGCAGCGCATCGCCCGCCTGCGTCAGCTGATGGAAGCGGTGCACACCGAGATTCACCTGACCACGGACGCCGGCTGGCCCGCCCTGCTCGAACAGCTGCTGCACGACCGCCAGCTGCCGAGCCTGCTGATCGCCCCGACCACGCCGTACGGCCAGCGCTTCACCGCGCATTGCGCCGGTCGTGAAGGCCTGCCGACGCTGAA is part of the Stutzerimonas balearica DSM 6083 genome and harbors:
- the smpB gene encoding SsrA-binding protein SmpB, coding for MAKQKKQSPGTIALNKKALHDYFIEQKFEAGLVLAGWEVKSLRAGKAQLVDSYVLLKDGEAWLMGAHISPLTSTSTHVIADPTRTRKLLLHKRELGKLFGAVQQKGYACVALSLYWKKHMIKCEIALAKGKKEYDKRHTAKERDSDREIQRAIRSKGKDD
- a CDS encoding LutB/LldF family L-lactate oxidation iron-sulfur protein; the encoded protein is MNAEQRIPAIQIENAGDPDFRARARKSLKDEQLRRNFRTAMDSLMTKRAAAFSDADERERLREMGNHIRARALSKLPELLERLEANLTRNGVKVHWAETVDEANNIVLEIARAHEARQVIKGKSMVSEEMEMNHFLDGHGIECLESDMGEYIVQLDHEKPSHIIMPAIHKNAGQVASLFHEKLGVEYTKDVDQLIQIGRRTLRQKFFEANIGVSGVNFAVAETGTLLLVENEGNGRMSTTVPPVHIAVTGIEKVVENLRDVVPLLSLLTRSALGQPITTYVNMISGPRKADELDGPQEVHLILLDNGRSQAFADSELRQTLNCIRCGACMNHCPVYTRVGGHTYGEVYPGPIGKIITPHMVGLDKVPDHPSASSLCGACGEVCPVKIPIPTLLRRLREENVKAPDDPHKVMRGQGSKYSRKERLIWAGWRLLNTSPTLYRVFGFFATRLRGLTPSNIGPWTQNHSAPKPAARSLHELAREHLEGKR
- a CDS encoding (Fe-S)-binding protein; this translates as MSELFYNAAPNATRVAPPLPKPREYPAKPSQVYLFGTCVVDLFYPEAGLDAIRLLEREGLTVHYPQGQTCCGQPAYTTGYTDEARKVARAQLELFANDWPVVVPSGSCAGMLRHHYLDLFKDEPATLKKAQALAERTFELAEFLLNVCKVEFKDAGTPTKVALHTSCSARREMNTHLHGRALLAQLGQVERVEHDHESECCGFGGTFSVRMPDISGAMVLDKTRALKESGAHQVVSADCGCLMNINGSLEKQREALRGQHLASFLWQRTGGAR
- a CDS encoding GntR family transcriptional regulator translates to MEVGMVRQRRLADGIVAQLETMILEGTLKAGERLPAERVLAEQFGVSRPSLREAIQKLAAKGLLVSRHGGGTFVAESLGSTFSDPLLHLLENNSDAQRDLLEFRHTLEGSCAYYAALRATEVDRQRLTEAFEALQDCYAREGKVTRAEEGAADAQFHLAIAEASHNAVLLHTIRGLFDLLKRNVVTNIGGMYALRDETRDMLMSQHRELYETIMARRANEARDVIHRHISYVQEVLAEGQQEAQRLARAQRRHGERGLAAGVRS
- a CDS encoding L-lactate permease encodes the protein MSTGMLALFAFSPILLAAVLLIGLRWPARTAMPLVYVVTAAVALFVWDMSFNRVLASTLQGLVITIGLLWIIFGAILLLNTLKHSGGITAIRAGFTTVSPDRRIQAIIIAWLFGCFIEGASGFGTPAAIAAPLLVAIGFPAMAAVLMGMLVQSTPVSFGAVGTPIIVGVNSGLDTATIGAQLVEQGSSWQAYLQQITSSVAITHAIVGTVMPLIMVLMLTRFFGKEKSWKAGFEVLPFAIFAGLAFTLPYVATGVFLGPEFPSLLGGLIGLGIVTTAARMGFLVPKRTWDFADAKDWPSEWLGSVEMKLEDLAARPMSTFRAWLPYVLVGALLVISRVFPDIGNLLKAWNIAFNDLLGEAGVSASIQPLYLPGGILVLVVLATFFLHGMKARELGAAVKESSSVLLSAGFVLLFTVPMVRILINSGVNAGELASMPITMARYVADSVGSVYPLLAPTVGALGAFLAGSNTVSNMMFSQFQFGVATNLGISGAMIVAIQAVGAAAGNMVAIHNVVAASATVGLLGREGQTLRKTVWPTLYYVLFTGAIGLIAIYVMGVTDPLVGK
- a CDS encoding type II toxin-antitoxin system RatA family toxin, producing the protein MTTHIQRSALLPYPAQALFDMVNDVASYPQFLPWCTATEVLSSSDTHMQASMTVGKAGLSQRFKTRNDLEPGKRIEMTLEEGPFSHLHGIWEFKALGEQACKISLDLRFDYAGPVVKMALGPLFTQAANTLVDAFCERAKQLYG